A section of the Candidatus Moraniibacteriota bacterium genome encodes:
- the gap gene encoding type I glyceraldehyde-3-phosphate dehydrogenase codes for MEKKRIAINGFGRIGRAAFKIALEKPELEVVAINDLAEVSILAHLLAHDTAYGHYAKTVTVGEEKLTVDGKDYPVYAEPDPLKLPWKDLAVDVVLECTGRFTDKDASAQHITAGAKCVVLSAPSKGDDGAVPTFLLGVNADQYAGETVISNASCTTNSLAPIAKVIHERFGIEKALMSTIHSYTADQTLQDGPHKDFRRARAAAQNIVPTTTGAAIAVTQVIPELKGRFDGLSFRVPTIVVSLTDFTFLLKQKTTVEEINTVLTEASRNPRFAHVLDVTDEPLVSSDFIGNPHSAIVDLSLTKVVDGDLVKVVAWYDNEWGYSNRLVEMAALVK; via the coding sequence ATGGAAAAGAAACGGATCGCCATCAACGGTTTCGGGCGGATTGGTCGAGCGGCTTTCAAGATCGCGTTGGAAAAACCGGAGCTGGAAGTGGTCGCTATCAATGACTTGGCCGAGGTATCTATACTCGCCCACCTCCTCGCTCACGATACGGCCTATGGCCACTACGCCAAGACGGTCACGGTCGGAGAAGAGAAGCTCACGGTCGATGGGAAGGACTACCCGGTGTATGCTGAGCCGGACCCGCTGAAACTTCCCTGGAAGGACCTGGCGGTGGATGTCGTGCTCGAATGCACCGGCCGCTTCACGGATAAAGACGCTTCGGCGCAGCACATCACGGCCGGCGCGAAATGTGTTGTGCTCTCGGCCCCGTCGAAGGGGGATGATGGAGCGGTGCCGACCTTTCTCCTGGGTGTCAATGCGGATCAGTACGCTGGCGAAACCGTCATCTCCAATGCGAGTTGCACGACGAATTCCCTCGCCCCGATCGCCAAAGTGATTCATGAACGCTTCGGTATCGAGAAGGCGCTCATGAGCACGATCCATTCCTACACGGCCGATCAGACACTGCAAGATGGCCCGCACAAGGACTTTCGTCGAGCCCGGGCTGCCGCGCAGAATATCGTTCCGACGACGACTGGGGCAGCGATTGCTGTCACGCAGGTGATCCCGGAACTCAAGGGGCGTTTCGATGGGCTTTCGTTTCGTGTCCCGACCATCGTCGTATCACTGACTGATTTCACGTTTCTCCTGAAGCAGAAGACAACGGTGGAAGAGATCAATACGGTCTTGACCGAAGCGAGCCGCAATCCACGCTTCGCCCATGTACTAGATGTCACGGACGAGCCACTGGTTTCATCTGACTTTATCGGTAATCCGCACTCAGCAATTGTCGACCTGTCGCTTACCAAGGTGGTGGACGGTGATCTGGTGAAGGTGGTCGCGTGG